From one Lycium barbarum isolate Lr01 chromosome 6, ASM1917538v2, whole genome shotgun sequence genomic stretch:
- the LOC132599830 gene encoding uncharacterized protein LOC132599830, which translates to MKEQLLALTAVLVLSFIAEKCRQLVGEESASRSKTERFTFINCFDMSYGTIGCLLKELVKNYLYYIRATHVHKVRNEATKEAVQESLSKGQSLEDAMKTGQKVGNAAAQRASLQAKHIMGPMVSSGWDFFETVYVGGTLAEAIIRSVGTLLGSYIGGIVGEGKNRWLGFLLGSQLGSWIGGRLGLMLYDVGNGLQFLLHLTKSKSDGESTSLMLNSS; encoded by the exons ATGAAAGAACAGCTGCTAGCGTTGACAGCAGTTTTGGTTCTGAGTTTCATAG CTGAAAAATGTAGACAATTGGTCGGAGAAGAATCAGCTTCAAGAAGCAAGACAGAGAGATTCACATTCATAAACTGCTTCGACATGAGTTATGGAACCATAGGCTGCCTACTCAAGGAAttggtaaaaaattatttatactacATTAGAGCAACTCATGTGCACAAGGTAAGGAATGAAGCAACAAAAGAAGCAGTCCAAGAAAGCTTGTCTAAAGGACAAAGTCTTGAAGATGCAATGAAAACAGGGCAGAAAGTTGGAAATGCTGCAGCCCAACGAGCATCTTTACAAGCGAAGCACATTATGGGACCAATGGTGTCATCTGGATGGGACTTTTTTGAGACTGTATATGTAGGTGGCACATTGGCTGAGGCAATAATTAGAAGTGTTGGGACATTGTTGGGGTCATATATTGGAGGAATTGTTGGAGAAGGGAAAAATAGGTGGTTGGGTTTTCTTTTGGGAAGTCAATTGGGCAGCTGGATTGGTGGGAGGTTGGGTCTAATGTTGTATGATGTGGGAAATGGGCTGCAGTTTCTGCTTCACCTCACAAAGAGTAAGAGTGATGGAGAAAGCACCTCACTCATGTTGAATTCTAGCTAG
- the LOC132644938 gene encoding calvin cycle protein CP12-1, chloroplastic-like, translating to MATITGVSLTTPTILAKKSNSPNFKPFNFPCLDKPWKKSSAKFGLVCAAAPDNKLSDLVADSVKGAEEACNENPTSGECAAAWDVVEETSAAASHARDKKKQEDPLENYCKENPETDECRTYDN from the coding sequence ATGGCAACAATTACTGGTGTTAGTCTCACTACTCCAACAATCTTAGCCAAAAAATCCAACTCTCCCAATTTCAAGCCTTTTAACTTCCCCTGCCTTGACAAACCATGGAAAAAATCATCAGCTAAATTTGGGCTGGTGTGTGCAGCAGCACCAGATAACAAGCTTTCTGACCTTGTGGCTGACAGTGTGAAGGGGGCAGAGGAAGCATGCAATGAGAATCCGACTAGCGGAGAATGCGCGGCAGCTTGGGATGTGGTGGAAGAGACAAGTGCAGCAGCTAGTCATGCAAGGGACAAGAAAAAGCAAGAAGATCCTTTGGAAAATTACTGCAAGGAAAATCCTGAGACTGATGAGTGCCGTACATATGATAATTGA